Genomic segment of Bacteroidota bacterium:
GCCATCTTTTGTAAGTTCGTGCTTTTTGAAGAAAAAATTATTTGTTGCATGTTTCCGTGCGGAACATCTTTCAATGCATAAAAATCCTGGTCTTTAGCAGGAATCTCTATGCCGCTTTCCCAGCGTTGTGATCCGTAGAAAAACCCTGTTCCCGGATCATTGACAGTAGCTCCATCTATATTAACACGATAGTAGTGAAATCCTTCATCCATTGGCCCTGCAGTAGTGCCAATAAAATAACCACTATCGGCTTTGGTAAGTTTTGTTCCTCCCTGGCCGCCAAGGCCAAGACTTACCCGAACACTATCAGCATTTGGCGCATGTATTCTGAATCTCGCATAGCCCTGCGAATTTACCTGTGGATATTTCTGAAACGGCTGGTTAAAGAGAGAAGGTTTGAAATCTTCTATTACAGCGGGCAGTGCTGTTTGAGAAAAACTGGTAAAACTTACCAGTGTTATAGCTAAAGCAATTGTTAAGGATTTAGTATTCATTTTTTTGTTTTGTATAGTTTAGAAGTTATTTGAACAATTCCTGTAAAGTTGTTGTGAGGTATGCTTTACAATTCATCCAGGTATGACCACCCGGAACAATGTAACTTTTTACATTCACTTTTTTTTCTTTAAACATGTCAAGGTTTTTCTTTACGCTTTCATATAAAAAATCTTCTGTCCCCACACTAATGGTAAACAACTTTAATTCTTTATTTATCTTCTCTGCATCTGGCGTCCAGTTGGTAAAATTTTTTTGAAATTCTTCCGTTGCTGTATAAGGTGCATAAGAACAGATATACCCGAACTTATCTGTATTTGTTAAACCGATATTCAACGTTTGCCCGCCACCTACAGAAAAGCCCGCCACTGCACGGTTTTTACTATCAGTTAATACAGGATAATTTGATTCAATAAAAGGAATGATATCATTGATTACATCTTTTGTAAAATCAGGCATTGGTTTGGGCCTTACATTTCCATAAGGCATTACAATAATCATGGGCACTGCTTTGTTCTGTGCAATTAAATTATCGGCTATGAAATTCGCTCTACCTACTTTAGTCCATGTTTCTTCTGTATCTGAACCACCATGAATAAGATAGAGTACCGGGTATTTTGTTTTGCTATTGGCAGTAAAACCCGGTGGTGTATAAACAAGTAGTTGACGTGTGCTACCTAATGTCGCAGATTTGTACCAGCGATAGCTGATTTTTCCATGCGGTACATTTTGCAATGAATGTATTAGAGGCTGGTTACCTGGAATATCTACAATGCTGCGTTTGAATCTTTCGTTGGCAAAAACATAGGTGTTGTTTGGGTCAGGTAATTCAACACTATCAACCATAAAACTGTAAGGGTAAATATCTGGTTTTACAGGCGGCACTGTTATGCTCCAAATACCGGATGTGTCTTTTGACATGGCCAGCGGGGATGTCAAAAATTCTCCCTTCACAATTACCCTTTGTGCAGTACGGGAATAATAACGGAATGTAATACTGTGATCAGGATTAACGTCAGGCGAACTAATAGCCGGAGGTCGTGGTTG
This window contains:
- a CDS encoding esterase, producing MRKTLYIVTVFSFICFNVTAQPRPPAISSPDVNPDHSITFRYYSRTAQRVIVKGEFLTSPLAMSKDTSGIWSITVPPVKPDIYPYSFMVDSVELPDPNNTYVFANERFKRSIVDIPGNQPLIHSLQNVPHGKISYRWYKSATLGSTRQLLVYTPPGFTANSKTKYPVLYLIHGGSDTEETWTKVGRANFIADNLIAQNKAVPMIIVMPYGNVRPKPMPDFTKDVINDIIPFIESNYPVLTDSKNRAVAGFSVGGGQTLNIGLTNTDKFGYICSYAPYTATEEFQKNFTNWTPDAEKINKELKLFTISVGTEDFLYESVKKNLDMFKEKKVNVKSYIVPGGHTWMNCKAYLTTTLQELFK